From a region of the Candidatus Zixiibacteriota bacterium genome:
- a CDS encoding pitrilysin family protein, with the protein MSKWMLVLAASITACFVSVQAAEFAVDVQHFKLDNGMTFLVVTRSTAPVFSGFICAEVGSAYEKTGNIGSAHLLEHMMFKGSETVGTSNYAAEAVLMAQEDSIWALIEQANCEEPYIRANNPENLPVLQEKIATLQAALDSVTQLSSAYVIQNEFDRVYTANGAADFNATTGYDVTSYFVSLPANRLELWFNMESDRLKHLALREFFPERAVVIEERRLSVENSAEVKLFEQLIGTAFIAHPYQIFWEWPEETGALTRSDLRDFFHTYYIPQRLTAVIVGDVSLDEVKRLANQYFGDIPAGRQPEPIHTREPIQTGERRVEVEYEANPELYIGYHATAFDDPDEPAFRVMQSILADGRTSRLYKSLVLDKQLCLDVAYEVFPGAPLGDKYAPLFCLYAVPKDGITSDEVEAALYEETDRLSREPVSEHELQKIKNRLRAEEIWSAYSNLGLAMQLGSAQNLAHDYHYAERLLERMGQVTPEDIMAVASKYLTRENRTVAVLIPVSEGGEL; encoded by the coding sequence ATGAGTAAATGGATGCTTGTTCTCGCGGCTTCGATAACCGCTTGTTTCGTGTCGGTTCAAGCCGCTGAATTCGCCGTCGATGTCCAGCATTTCAAGCTGGATAACGGCATGACTTTTCTGGTGGTGACACGCTCCACCGCTCCGGTCTTTTCCGGATTCATTTGTGCTGAAGTCGGTTCCGCTTATGAAAAAACCGGCAATATCGGCAGTGCTCATCTCCTGGAACACATGATGTTCAAGGGATCGGAAACGGTGGGGACTTCGAACTACGCTGCCGAGGCTGTTTTGATGGCACAGGAGGATTCGATTTGGGCGCTCATTGAGCAAGCCAATTGCGAGGAACCGTACATCAGGGCCAACAATCCCGAGAATTTGCCGGTGTTACAAGAGAAAATCGCGACCTTGCAGGCGGCTTTGGATTCGGTCACGCAGCTCAGTTCCGCTTATGTTATCCAGAATGAATTCGACCGTGTCTACACCGCCAACGGTGCAGCCGATTTCAACGCCACTACCGGTTACGATGTCACATCGTATTTCGTATCGTTACCAGCCAATCGCCTAGAACTGTGGTTCAACATGGAGTCGGATCGGCTTAAACATCTGGCTTTAAGAGAGTTTTTCCCGGAACGCGCGGTCGTTATCGAGGAACGTCGCCTGTCGGTCGAAAACTCGGCCGAAGTCAAGTTGTTCGAGCAATTGATCGGCACCGCCTTCATTGCCCATCCATATCAGATATTCTGGGAATGGCCCGAAGAAACAGGCGCCCTGACCCGCTCCGACCTCAGAGATTTTTTCCATACCTATTACATTCCCCAGCGTCTTACGGCGGTAATTGTCGGTGATGTGTCACTGGACGAGGTTAAGAGGCTGGCCAATCAATACTTTGGCGATATCCCCGCCGGTCGACAACCGGAGCCGATTCACACTCGTGAACCGATCCAGACCGGTGAACGGCGTGTGGAAGTGGAATACGAAGCCAATCCTGAACTATATATAGGTTATCATGCGACTGCTTTCGATGATCCCGATGAACCGGCGTTCCGGGTAATGCAGTCGATTTTGGCCGATGGTCGCACCTCCCGGCTCTATAAGTCACTCGTTCTCGATAAACAGTTATGTCTGGATGTCGCCTACGAGGTTTTCCCCGGCGCACCTTTGGGTGACAAATATGCACCGCTATTTTGCCTCTATGCTGTTCCCAAGGACGGCATTACCAGCGATGAGGTAGAGGCGGCGCTCTACGAGGAGACCGACCGGCTGAGTCGTGAACCGGTTTCCGAGCACGAGCTTCAGAAGATCAAAAATCGTTTGCGGGCCGAAGAAATCTGGTCCGCATATTCCAATCTCGGTCTGGCCATGCAACTTGGCAGCGCCCAGAATCTGGCGCACGATTATCATTATGCCGAACGGTTGCTGGAGCGGATGGGACAGGTTACTCCGGAGGATATCATGGCGGTTGCTTCCAAGTATCTGACCAGGGAGAATCGCACGGTAGCGGTATTGATCCCCGTAAGCGAAGGGGGTGAGCTATGA